One part of the Streptomyces lienomycini genome encodes these proteins:
- a CDS encoding Type 1 glutamine amidotransferase-like domain-containing protein, protein MNLLLTASGLRNETLRDALRDMLGRPFGSANVVYVPTASVAEPGDHGWSLADMNRLHDLGWREFDLLELNGLPRQMVLDRLLHADVVYVGGGNHYHLARSITGNGLADGFLEALESRVYVGFSAGSMIFSRNLTAHSADVVGDAPDLHVLGAATVEPPFGLFDWYLKPHLYSPDFPERDDAWADRIVARADFPTYFIDDETAVRVRDGKVDVVSEGRWRFHP, encoded by the coding sequence ATGAACCTTCTGTTGACGGCGAGTGGCCTGCGCAACGAGACGCTGCGGGACGCCCTGCGGGACATGCTGGGCAGGCCGTTCGGATCGGCGAACGTCGTGTACGTGCCCACGGCATCGGTCGCCGAGCCCGGGGACCACGGGTGGTCCCTCGCGGACATGAACCGGCTGCACGACCTCGGCTGGCGGGAATTCGACCTCCTGGAGCTGAACGGCCTGCCCCGGCAGATGGTGCTCGACCGGCTGCTCCACGCCGATGTCGTCTACGTCGGCGGCGGCAACCACTACCATCTCGCGCGCAGCATCACCGGCAACGGTCTGGCCGACGGCTTCCTCGAGGCGCTGGAGAGCCGGGTCTACGTAGGGTTCAGCGCCGGCTCGATGATCTTCAGCCGTAACCTCACCGCTCATTCCGCCGACGTCGTCGGGGACGCCCCGGACCTTCATGTGCTCGGCGCGGCGACCGTGGAGCCGCCGTTCGGGCTCTTCGACTGGTACCTGAAGCCCCACCTGTACTCACCGGACTTCCCGGAGCGGGACGACGCCTGGGCCGACCGCATCGTCGCGCGGGCGGACTTCCCGACGTACTTCATCGACGACGAGACGGCGGTTCGCGTGAGGGACGGCAAGGTGGACGTCGTGTCCGAAGGCCGGTGGCGGTTCCATCCGTGA
- a CDS encoding SpoIIE family protein phosphatase, which translates to MGAGRAAAEHRQWDEQHPWPPRWLRWVPPALIVMTMVLDQVTPPRYFFGSLLTASVVLALFTYPPLGVLAVGAAGCVLLSVTEVLEDYVGPLTVVTLTVLATVTLLSTSLCVVRRRAESRFRRVQAVAEAVQLALLRPLPARVGPLRLAGFYRAADDEALIGGDLYSVRPTPFGIRAIVGDVKGKGISATQTVATVISSFQEAALLHPSLSQVAERIDVALQLDRDNPPMEPMGGGRPTRPDGHRGRRTRSSPRRSCSSSPRTRVPYGSSTGAISLCSPSGTARRPSWRPSTACRWAWATC; encoded by the coding sequence GTGGGTGCGGGGCGGGCCGCGGCGGAGCACAGACAGTGGGACGAGCAGCATCCCTGGCCGCCCCGTTGGCTCCGCTGGGTGCCGCCCGCGCTCATCGTGATGACCATGGTGCTGGACCAGGTGACGCCGCCGCGCTACTTCTTCGGCTCGCTGCTGACGGCGTCGGTGGTGCTGGCCCTCTTCACGTACCCGCCGCTCGGTGTCCTCGCCGTCGGCGCCGCCGGATGCGTGCTGCTGTCGGTCACCGAGGTGCTCGAGGACTACGTCGGTCCACTGACCGTGGTGACGCTGACCGTCCTGGCCACCGTCACCCTGCTGTCCACATCGCTGTGTGTGGTGCGCCGACGGGCCGAGAGCCGTTTCCGCCGCGTACAGGCGGTCGCCGAGGCGGTGCAACTGGCCCTGCTGCGTCCGCTGCCCGCCCGGGTCGGCCCGTTGCGTCTGGCCGGCTTCTACCGGGCGGCCGACGACGAGGCGCTCATCGGCGGGGATCTCTACAGCGTCCGCCCGACACCGTTCGGCATCCGGGCGATCGTCGGGGACGTCAAGGGCAAGGGCATCAGCGCGACGCAGACCGTGGCCACGGTGATCTCCTCGTTCCAGGAGGCGGCGCTGCTCCATCCGTCGCTGAGCCAGGTGGCCGAGCGGATCGACGTGGCCCTGCAGTTGGACCGTGACAACCCTCCCATGGAGCCGATGGGCGGCGGCCGGCCTACACGCCCGGACGGGCACCGGGGCCGGCGGACGAGGTCTTCGCCACGGCGGTCCTGCTCGAGTTCTCCGCGGACGCGCGTGCCGTACGGATCCTCGACCGGGGCCATCAGCCTCTGCTCACCGTCCGGCACGGCACGGCGTCCGTCGTGGAGACCGAGCACAGCCTGCCGCTGGGCATGGGCGACCTGCTGA
- a CDS encoding SpoIIE family protein phosphatase, with amino-acid sequence MLDRGHQPLLTVRHGTASVVETEHSLPLGMGDLLTAPPRSVTLPLSPGDILLAYSDGVTEARDSTGTFYPLCERLQDHCADSAGPVSPTGLVTFVEEDVARWAPTLSDDLVAIAFQPAPSDDE; translated from the coding sequence ATCCTCGACCGGGGCCATCAGCCTCTGCTCACCGTCCGGCACGGCACGGCGTCCGTCGTGGAGACCGAGCACAGCCTGCCGCTGGGCATGGGCGACCTGCTGACCGCGCCGCCGCGCAGCGTGACGCTTCCGCTGAGCCCGGGTGACATCCTGCTCGCGTACTCCGACGGGGTGACCGAGGCGCGCGACAGCACCGGGACGTTCTACCCGCTGTGCGAACGCCTCCAGGACCATTGCGCCGACAGTGCGGGGCCGGTCTCCCCCACCGGTCTCGTCACCTTCGTCGAGGAGGACGTCGCCCGGTGGGCGCCCACCCTGAGCGACGACCTCGTCGCCATCGCCTTCCAGCCCGCCCCGTCCGACGACGAGTGA
- a CDS encoding haloacid dehalogenase type II encodes MPDGVRPEVVVFDVNETLTDMTPLTTRLVDIGLPGRLLPEWFAGVLRDGIALTLAGGRADFATVARDGLLTHLGQAGSDTADPEAAAAHVLDALPELPVHPDVPDGVRALHAAGHRLVTMTNGSAVTSRAVLRRAGLEQYFETHLDIEGADGHWKPSPAAYAYALGAVGVPAGAAVLVAVHPWDIDGAARAGLGTAWLRRTPVPYPSARRPADHCADGLGDLARQLGAV; translated from the coding sequence GTGCCCGACGGCGTCCGCCCCGAAGTTGTCGTCTTCGACGTCAACGAGACCCTCACCGACATGACCCCGCTCACGACTCGCCTCGTGGACATCGGACTGCCCGGGCGACTGCTCCCCGAGTGGTTCGCCGGTGTCCTGCGGGACGGCATCGCGCTGACCCTCGCCGGCGGCCGGGCCGACTTCGCCACCGTGGCCCGGGACGGCCTGCTCACCCACCTCGGCCAGGCGGGCTCCGACACGGCGGACCCCGAGGCCGCGGCGGCACACGTTCTGGACGCGCTGCCGGAACTCCCCGTCCACCCGGACGTCCCGGACGGCGTACGAGCCCTGCACGCGGCCGGACACCGCCTGGTCACGATGACGAACGGATCGGCGGTCACCAGCCGTGCCGTCCTGCGGCGGGCGGGACTGGAGCAGTACTTCGAGACCCATCTCGACATCGAAGGAGCCGACGGGCACTGGAAGCCCTCCCCGGCCGCCTACGCCTACGCCCTGGGTGCGGTCGGCGTCCCGGCCGGCGCTGCCGTGCTCGTCGCCGTGCACCCCTGGGACATCGACGGCGCGGCGCGAGCCGGACTCGGCACGGCGTGGCTGCGGCGCACACCGGTCCCGTACCCCTCGGCGCGGCGGCCCGCCGACCACTGCGCCGACGGACTGGGAGACCTGGCCCGGCAGTTGGGCGCCGTCTGA
- a CDS encoding tyrosine-protein phosphatase, translated as MEPSWPRAAFAEVDHLYGDFDSYVGEGLRLDAETAETLRAKPLTG; from the coding sequence GTGGAACCGAGCTGGCCGCGCGCGGCGTTCGCCGAGGTCGACCACCTCTACGGCGACTTCGACTCCTACGTAGGAGAGGGACTGCGGCTCGACGCGGAAACCGCGGAGACCTTGCGCGCCAAGCCGCTCACCGGCTGA